The DNA segment GTGACGCCGGGGAGGATGTCCTTGAGGGTGTTGGACGAGCGGGATATCCATTCGGTCTCGCCAGTGGGGTAGCCGTCGACCTTGATCATGCTGTCCTGGGCGTTCTGCGTTTCGGTGAAGCTGGCGGGGTCGAGGATATTGGAGTGCTGGCCGCCTACGGTGCCGGCTGTTGTGTCGAAAGTGGGGAGCTGGAGGTCCGAACCGTTGCCGGCGTTGTCGTAGGTTAGTGTGAGAGATGTTGAGCTTGCGCCGGATGTGTCGTCGATGAGTTTTATCTGGCCGTCTTCGAGTTTGGCTTCGGCGACGCCTTCGAACGCATCGTTTATGCGGTCGAGCAAGTGGTCCATGGTCGTGGTGGCGGTGACGTTCAGGGTTACGGAGGGGATGTTTACGCCCATGTTGTCGGTGCCGTCGATGGTTATGGTTTCGCCGCCTGCAAGTTCGCCGCGGAACTGGGCGAGATCGGTAATCTTTGTGTTGGCTTCGGCTTCGGTACCGGCCTTGGTGAAGGGGAGCGAGAGGTCGGCGGTTTCGAGGGCTGCTGTGCCGGTCGCGATGTAGTCGAGGCCGAGGTTGTATGAGGTGCCGTCGGCGTCGTTTGTTACGATTATCTGGCCGGAGTCGATGGTTGCGGTGGCGGTGCCGGTGAGGGAAGTGTTTATTGCGGAGAGCAGATCGTTGACGTCGGTGCTGTCGGTGATGTTGAGGGTGCCGACTTCTGCGTTGGTGTCGTCTTTGATGCTGATGTAGTCGCCGTCGGCGCGGGTGCCGGTGAACTGTACGAGATCGGTGATGAGGGTGCCGGTGGAGGCGAACTCGGATTCGCTGAAGGCTTTGTAGCCGCTGCTTTGGCCGAGTACCTGAGTTGTGGAATTATTGACGCTGATCTGGTAGTTCGAGCCTGCGTCATTACCTGAGAGCACGAGGTGGTAGACGCCTTCTGTGCCGTTGTCGTATTCGAGTATGTTTGCGGTGAGGCCTGGGTTTTCGGGGTCGTTGTTTATGAGGCCGACGAGGTCCTCGAGGGTGGTTTCGTCGTTGGTTTCGATCACGCGTTCTTCGTGGTTGTAGGAGTAGATGAATTTGCCCGCGCCTACGAGGGAGTCCTGGAAGCGGAAGCCGGTGTCGTGTACCCAGCTTTCGGTGGTCGCGAGCTGTTTGACGGCGATGGTGTGGGAGCCTTCGAAGACTTTTGAGGAGTCGACGGAGACGGAAAGGACATCGCTGTCGGAGGAAGTGGAGTTGTAGCCTCGCAGGTTGTCGGCGCCTACGAGTTTGCCGGCGGCGGATTCGAAGCTGTTGAGCTTTGCTTCGAGCTCACCGAGTGCGGCGTCCTTCTGTTCCCATTCCTGTTTCTGGTATTTATAGTTGTACAGCCGACCCTGCATCGACGCCATGAGCTGCTGGACGATGGACTGGGTATCGAGGCCGCTTGAAAGACCACTAAGTTCCATTTTTGCCTCTATTTTACATTATCAAGAGGGACCGATCCTTCGGCCCTATGATATTATTTTCGTTTGTTTTTGTCTCAGCTTGACAGCAATTCCGGTTAGATTCGTCAATTGGGCGTAATTAGATATGATTATCGGTAATTTTTTGTACTTTCGTTGTACTTGGAGACTGCTTTGTGACCTTTGCTGACCTTAGTTAGCTGCCGGAGTGTCTTTTCTTTTTGCGCAAACATGGCGGCTGAGATCCGGCGATAGAGGTTCAGTATGCGTTGGCGGGAATCGTTGAATTCGTCACGTTCGAGTACTTTGTTCTCGGCAATAAACTCGGCCACGTATGCCGCTTCGGTGGTTGTTCTGGAGGAGCGGGCGTCGTCGTCCTGATGGACGTGGTTGAGCTGGTCCTGCAGGAGTTTTTCAAGGCATGCGACGGCCTGGGCGGGTTCGATGTCCCGGAGGTCGTCAGTTTTATTTGCGTTTTCTGGTTTCATGACATCTCATGCTTTCTGTGCAAGTTGGTGCTCGACTTCTTCGAGTAAAGCGGCAGCATCGGTGTTATCACTGTCAGCTTTGAGTACAGCATTGAGTGCGCGCTGAGCCTTTTGCAGTTTGCCGTCACGCATGTACAGGGTGGCGACGCAGAACATGACGGAATGATCGTCGGGGTGCATTGAGAGGTAGACTTCCAGGTAATGCGTTACTTTTTCGAACGAGCCCATCTGACAGGAAGTCTGGAACAGCCCCAGCAGTGCGGAGAGATTGTCGGTATCCTGCTCGAGACATTTTAAATATCTGTCGAACGCCTCGGTGTATGCGCCTGCATTATGGTATATCATTGCAAGGCCGCAATGCGCCTTTGCATTGGTTCTGTCGAGTCGGAGGGCGACTTTGAAAGCGTTTTCGGCTTCGTCGGTGTTGCCGTTCTGGAACGCTACGGCGCCGATGCCTACGTAGGGTTCCGCCCTGTCGGGGTCGATGTCGGCGGCCTGATCGTAGCAGAGCTGTGCCTGCTGATGATCACCAACTGAGAGGTAGCAATCGCCAAGCTCGGTAAGTGCGGTAAAACCCTCTTCTGCTGACTGATCGGTAAGTCGCAGGGAAGCGGGAAAATTTAGTTTGTTATTTTCTTTCACAGTTAATCCTTTGCTGCAATATCACTGCTGATTCTGCCTGCTCTGAATTATTTCGATCATGGGTTTGAGGATCTCCTGGTCCGGCGTCATTTTGAGCGACCACTCGAGCATTTCGTTTGCCTGTTCGCAGTTCTCATTCTGAAGGAACTGGTTTGCTGTTCGGTTGAGAAGGTCGCAGTTGAGGATGCTGAGCCGATCCATCTTTTCGAACTGTTTTTTTGCTTGTTCCGGACGGTTGGCGGATAGGTAGGCCTCGGCGAGATTCCAGTAGACCTGGGGGCAATCTTCATCGACCTGACGAGCCTGCTCGAAGTGTTGAATAGCTTCGTCTGTCTTGCCCATGCAGAACAGGATAGCGCCCTTGTCGTTGAGAGCCTCCAGATCGTCGGGACTGGTTTCGAGATGTTCGGAGATTAGTTCCAGGGCCTGGTCATGCTTGCCCTGTTCGGCGAGTTCGAGGCCCTTCTGATAAGATTTGCTCTTGTTATTTTCCATTTTAGTCCTGCCTTAGAATAGAATCATTCAAACGCATTTCATAACTGCAAACTCTGTGCCGGAAAAGTGAAACTGCTGCATTTTTGTTTAGTGCGATCCTGTTCACCTGCAACAGCCCTGTCGCGGGCCAAGAAGGCGGATGCTAGCGTATACAACGCCCGTGCAGGAATGAGAGCGAAATTGCAAAGCTTTGGCCGTGTATAAATATCGAACAGAGGCGATACGAGATTGACAGAAAACGCTTTCACTCAGTTGATGAAATCTACGAGTGATGTGGACATGAGCTTGCCCGTGACGGAGAGGGACATCTGATAGAGAGTCTGTCTGCGGGTCAGGTCCATGGCAACCTGGGCGATGTCGGCCTGCTGCAGGGTGGTGGCTTCTTCTTCGGAGTTAACTTTGACATTCTCGAAACTGTCGACGACCGTCTGCAGGCTGGTTATCCGGCTACCGACGAGTGTGAGATCGGCAGCGACCTTGTCGTGAACCTCCTGTAGCGACTTTATGGCTTCATCGAGCTGTACGTCGGCGGCTTCGGTATCAGTATCCTTAAGTAGATTGCGAATCTTTATGAGCAAATTGAAGACATCGTGTGTGCCGCGTACACTGAGCTGATCGGTGCCGGTCTGGGTTATGCCGGTAGTGTCGACGTACATGACTTCGCCTGTGCGGGAATCGGTGACGGCGGTGTTCGCCTCGCCTCCGACTGGCACGGTCGTTTTCGAGAGGCCGCCGTCGATCGATATCTGATAGTTGGTGCCGTCGTGGGTGACTTCCAATTCGAAATCGCCTTTGACGCTGGAAGTGCCGGTGCCTGCGACTGCGCCGGTGTTCGATTCGACGAAAAATATCTGGCGGTCGCCAGATGCACGGAAGATATCATCGCCAACAAAATTGGCACCTATTTCGACGCCGGGGGAGAGCTCTACGCGGCGTTCGGCGGTGCTGCCCTGGTAAACGATGCGATCTATCTGGCCGTTTTTCTTTTCGACTTTGTAAGGCGGTATGGAAGAATTATCGCCGCCGAAATAATACTGGCCCTGGTGCTTTGTGTTGGCAAGAGAAACCATCTGATTTATCAGATCGTCCATTCCCGCGGCGACGCCCTGTCGTGCGGAAGCGTCCATGCTCATGACCCTGGTAAGGTCGCCTTTGAGGCCTGTGAGTCTTTCGGAGATCAGTTCGAGATTTGCGGACGCGGAATTGAAGCGGTTTACCACGCGGTCCATTTCTGTCATGTAATGATCAACGTCACGTATTTCGGTGCGCAGGGTGAGGATGCGGTTTGCGTCGGAGACATCGTCGGAGGGCTTGATGATGCGATTGCCCGTAGACGCCTGCTGCTGCAGATACGTCAGGGCCTGGGTGTGTGACTGCAGAGCCCAGCTTGTTGTTCTGAACATTGTACCGAATGACGAATATGACATGATCCAACCTCGTAATTAGATGATCTGCATTATCTGATCCAGCGAACCCTTCATGGTGTTCATGTACTTGGCCATCGCCTGGAACATCTGCTGGAAGACGAGCATCTGGGCAGCTTCGTTGTTGATGTCCACGCCGCTGACCGTATCGCGTTCAGCCATGAGTCCGTTGATGATATCTTTCGTGCTCTTGTCCTTCATCTCGGCGAGGCTGACATCGCGACTGACACCTACGCTTATTTTGCGGTAGTAGTCGTCGACCTTCATCGAGTCGAGACTTGACAGCTTCATGTTGGCAACATCAGCGATACGCTTGACGTTGACGTTGTCGGTCATTTCGGTACCGAGCGATGAGGCAATCATCGAAGGAGCATCCTTGATGCGCTGCGTGATCGATATGTCCGAAGCATCGCGTCCACTGAAGAATGTGTTGACACCGGCGGCAGCGAGAAGGCCCGAGGTGTCGGAGTTACCTATCGCTTCGACGGTGAATGTCTCGCCGGCCGTGAGGTCGCCTGGCGCGAGGCTTATCTTGAGGTCGTGATTCGGATCGATGGTCAGGTCCGTGCCCGGCGAGTAGCCCGAACCGACGTCGAGGGTGTTGACGGTCTGACCCGCGGAATTCTGGACCTGAAGCTGGAGGCCGTCTGTGACGCCAACGGTGCCTGTCCCTATTATGTTGAAGGTATAAGTTTCATCTGTGGTAGAGACGTATGTGCCCGAGATGGAAGCTTCTGCTGTTCCGGTATAGCCTGCTGAGAAAGCGGTGGGCTCGGGAAGGACGCCGGGGAGAAAATCGAACTTGCGGTCGGCGTCGGCTTCTATGTGCAAAGAATCGTTTCGGATGCTTGCTGAGATGCCGGAGAGACTGTCCAGTTTTGTCGCGATAGATGCGAGGGTGTCGGTTTCGGTATCGACAATGATAGACTCGCGGGTGATCTGGCCTGTCGTGGTGTCTGTTATCCTTACATTGATCCCGCCGTCGGTGACTGTCGGCGTGAAAGTGTCGAGTGTAGTCGAGGGCATGGCCCAGCCGGTCAGTTCGGTGAAAGAACCGCCGGTCCCGCTGTCCTCGTTGTAGGCGGGCACTCCCTGAGTGTGGAACTGGTTTACCTGGGTGATGACTGTCTCGGCAAGGTTGTTGAGGTCGCCTATCAGGGGTGAGAGGTGATCATTTTTGAGTGAGATCAGGCCGCCCAATTTGCCGCCGGGGAAGTCCGGCGAGAAGTTGTTGAGGCCGTCCAGCGATATGCCGAACTGGTCTTCTCCAATTGGGCTGGCCTTGAGCTCGCTGCTTTGGGAGCCGAGCACAACCGCAATGCCGCCGACTGAAACATCTATCACGCCGTCTTCGCGATGCCTGGTTGATATGCCTACGAGTTCCGATAATTC comes from the Anaerohalosphaera lusitana genome and includes:
- a CDS encoding tetratricopeptide repeat protein translates to MKENNKLNFPASLRLTDQSAEEGFTALTELGDCYLSVGDHQQAQLCYDQAADIDPDRAEPYVGIGAVAFQNGNTDEAENAFKVALRLDRTNAKAHCGLAMIYHNAGAYTEAFDRYLKCLEQDTDNLSALLGLFQTSCQMGSFEKVTHYLEVYLSMHPDDHSVMFCVATLYMRDGKLQKAQRALNAVLKADSDNTDAAALLEEVEHQLAQKA
- a CDS encoding tetratricopeptide repeat protein; amino-acid sequence: MENNKSKSYQKGLELAEQGKHDQALELISEHLETSPDDLEALNDKGAILFCMGKTDEAIQHFEQARQVDEDCPQVYWNLAEAYLSANRPEQAKKQFEKMDRLSILNCDLLNRTANQFLQNENCEQANEMLEWSLKMTPDQEILKPMIEIIQSRQNQQ
- the fliD gene encoding flagellar filament capping protein FliD, whose translation is MELSGLSSGLDTQSIVQQLMASMQGRLYNYKYQKQEWEQKDAALGELEAKLNSFESAAGKLVGADNLRGYNSTSSDSDVLSVSVDSSKVFEGSHTIAVKQLATTESWVHDTGFRFQDSLVGAGKFIYSYNHEERVIETNDETTLEDLVGLINNDPENPGLTANILEYDNGTEGVYHLVLSGNDAGSNYQISVNNSTTQVLGQSSGYKAFSESEFASTGTLITDLVQFTGTRADGDYISIKDDTNAEVGTLNITDSTDVNDLLSAINTSLTGTATATIDSGQIIVTNDADGTSYNLGLDYIATGTAALETADLSLPFTKAGTEAEANTKITDLAQFRGELAGGETITIDGTDNMGVNIPSVTLNVTATTTMDHLLDRINDAFEGVAEAKLEDGQIKLIDDTSGASSTSLTLTYDNAGNGSDLQLPTFDTTAGTVGGQHSNILDPASFTETQNAQDSMIKVDGYPTGETEWISRSSNTLKDILPGVTINLHGTTDTSDPANLETIDIGVSKDTKAIQKKLGSLVKAYNGLMSFIKENTKYNPETEKAGILISNSTVRTVRSIMRTPLATTATGFVDTVHDYLMPQDIGLEIDSDGVLSLDSEALEEAMDNGFNDVLSIIGADKTGTITNDAHKIISFYGASKYTTAGSYKVKVQTTTDGSNEIDQVWIRPEGETEWREADSWNDTSGVITFQAKESEDGDDLPERDLQIKLDMSTLTEGTEYTATVSVQQGFAGAISDALDKVLDSTDGYLTIARDNIKGSIENYSDRIEREEDRLNREKERLTQRFARLEAQLASIQQQMGALGMMGSGGGQMM
- the flgL gene encoding flagellar hook-associated protein FlgL; amino-acid sequence: MSYSSFGTMFRTTSWALQSHTQALTYLQQQASTGNRIIKPSDDVSDANRILTLRTEIRDVDHYMTEMDRVVNRFNSASANLELISERLTGLKGDLTRVMSMDASARQGVAAGMDDLINQMVSLANTKHQGQYYFGGDNSSIPPYKVEKKNGQIDRIVYQGSTAERRVELSPGVEIGANFVGDDIFRASGDRQIFFVESNTGAVAGTGTSSVKGDFELEVTHDGTNYQISIDGGLSKTTVPVGGEANTAVTDSRTGEVMYVDTTGITQTGTDQLSVRGTHDVFNLLIKIRNLLKDTDTEAADVQLDEAIKSLQEVHDKVAADLTLVGSRITSLQTVVDSFENVKVNSEEEATTLQQADIAQVAMDLTRRQTLYQMSLSVTGKLMSTSLVDFIN
- the flgK gene encoding flagellar hook-associated protein FlgK — encoded protein: MDGFSIGLSGIAAAQKSLQTIGNNIANAATEGYHRQRVELRPAGTIGADGVFIESGVISGDAKRLIDNLLEQELLTQNSASGQVSRELSALKSIESVLGELTEDNLGTKLGDFFTSFRSMAADPQSSITQAELINNAQAMVSYFHTTRSFLADMSDQVVTEARDVIDHVNSLTSQIADMNYQIKSLDIRSADTNNLKDRRDQAITELSELVGISTRHREDGVIDVSVGGIAVVLGSQSSELKASPIGEDQFGISLDGLNNFSPDFPGGKLGGLISLKNDHLSPLIGDLNNLAETVITQVNQFHTQGVPAYNEDSGTGGSFTELTGWAMPSTTLDTFTPTVTDGGINVRITDTTTGQITRESIIVDTETDTLASIATKLDSLSGISASIRNDSLHIEADADRKFDFLPGVLPEPTAFSAGYTGTAEASISGTYVSTTDETYTFNIIGTGTVGVTDGLQLQVQNSAGQTVNTLDVGSGYSPGTDLTIDPNHDLKISLAPGDLTAGETFTVEAIGNSDTSGLLAAAGVNTFFSGRDASDISITQRIKDAPSMIASSLGTEMTDNVNVKRIADVANMKLSSLDSMKVDDYYRKISVGVSRDVSLAEMKDKSTKDIINGLMAERDTVSGVDINNEAAQMLVFQQMFQAMAKYMNTMKGSLDQIMQII